AAACGGCGAATAAGGCAGGTTTGAATATGAGTACGGTCACCGCCGAGTCTGAGTATGTAGTTCTTTATGGAATCCCTTGGGAGATGTACGAGGGGATCACTAGCGCGCTGAGCGAGTGTCATTTGCGGCACACCTATGTCGCCGGCACGCTGGAGATACGGCGATGTCTCGTTGGTGTTGATTGGAAAGCGTACCAAGCGTTCTTACGAGCACTAGGCGATCGAGGTGTCCGGCACACTTTTCACGAGGGTACGCTTGAAATCATGTCCCCACTGAAGGATCACGATTGGATCAAGCGATTGATTGGTCGAATGATCGAAGCCATTACGCTGGAGCTGGATCTGGACATTCAAAGCATCGGTTCGACAACCATTACCGGTGAAAAGATTGAGTGGGGACTGCAGCCCGATGAGGCCTATTACGTCGGCAATGAGAAAAAAGTGCGGGGCAAGCGTCGGTATGATCCCAAAAAGGATCCCCCGCCAGACTTAGTGGTGGAAGTCGATGTCACCAATAGTTGTGTTCAGCGACTTCCTGGCTTCGCCGCGATTCGTGTACCAGAAATTTGGCGGCATGATGGCAAGACGTTGCAATTTTTGAAAAGAGACCACCAAGGGAAATATCGCGAAGTAAAACACAATGTTGCCTTCCCCTTTCTTTCGCCAGGCGATCTCCAAGCTTCCCTCGATCAAATCGAGCATGTGCGAGAAACCGAACTAATTCGGAACTTCGTCAAGCTGGCCCTGCAGCGGTATCGTGATTTCATGCGGATTAACTAAAACTTTTGCCCTGGACATCACGACTGATCGGTATGATACGCACCAAAGGTGCTAACACTGCTTTCCAATCCTAAAGATCACCTCCCAACGAATTGAGTCAACAATGCCCAATGCCTTTCCGAAACTTCACAATGCCATGTGGCCGGGTCTCGTGGGCAAGGAGCCGGGGACCGATCATCCGCCGATCAGCCTCGATCACATGCTCGAACTGACCGCGGCGGCGGAAGTGAACGGGCAGAAATTCGAAGGGGTCGATCTCTTTCTGTTTCACCCGCACACCGATCCCGATGCCAGCGACGACGATATTCGCGCGATGGCCGATAAAATCGCCAGCTATGGTCTGAACGTCGGTTCGGTCGTAGCACCGGTTTGGCCCGGCACCGTTGGCGGTTCGGCGATGGGGAACGAACTGGAACGCGATAACTTTGTGCTGGCAGTGCAGAAGGCCTGCCGCATTGCCAAGATTCTCAACGAGCATGGCGTGCGGAAGTATGGCGTGATTCGGATCGACTCGGCCGATTCCCCGACTCATTGGGCCGATGATCCGATTGGCAACACTCGCAAGATCGCCCAGACGTTCAAGGAAGCGGCGAAGATCGCCAAGGATCACGGCGAGCGACTGGCCATGGAAGGAGAAATCTGCTGGGCCGGCATGCACTCGTGGCAAGCTGCCTTGAAGCTGCTCGAAGAAGTGAAGATGCCGGGCACGGTTGGCTTCCAAGCCGACCAGGCTCATACCTATCTCTATCTGCTCGGTTACAACGCTCCCGAAGCGGCCCTCCTGCAGCCCGGCTATGACGAAACGCAGTTCGTCACTGCTTACACCAAGATGACTGACGCTCTGCGCCCTTGGACGATCGACTTCCACGTTGCCCAGAACGACGGCAGCGTGCATGGCACCGGTTCGCACGATAAGACCGGCCGCCACTGCCCCGCCGACGATCCGAACGGCAAGATCGACATCGTCAAAACGGCCGGCTACTGGCTGAAGGGTGCCAAGGAACGCGGCATTCAGCACATCTGCTGGGACGGCTGCATGTTCCCGAACGGGATGCTCGAAGATCCCAAGACCTGGAACACGATCCTCGCCAAGATGATCCAAGTGCGCGACGCGCACGGCTGGAATGAGTAGGTAGTAGGTGGCCCGACGCGTCAGCGAGGGTGCAGCAGATCGTGACGTCGATTCGAACATCACCCTCGCTGACGCGTCGGGCTACGTAAGGAAAACTCGATGCCCACCGTCTTCATTCCGGCCCAACTGCGCGGCCTGACGAGTGGGCAAGCTCAAGTCGAAGTCGCGGCGACAACCGTTGCCGAAGCAATCGCGCAGCTCGACGAGCAGTTTCCTGGCATTCGCGCTCGTCTCTGCCAAGGCGAAAACTTAATTCCAGGCTTACAAGTCTCGGTCGATGATCGCTTTACGCGGCAAGGTCTCTCGGCCCGTTTGCAAGCCGCCAGCGAAGTCCACTTTCTTCCCGTCATTGGCGGCGGCTAGTCCCCGCCAGCTAGAATGGGCTCTCTCTCCCAGCGTGCTCTTCCGCGCTGAGCCATTACGCAGCCGAACAACATTCTTTCGGAAGCGTTATTTAACTCGCGCGTTCGTCGGCGATCTCGGTAAACCGCTGAACGCGATGTTTCCTTCGCAAACTGCCGTGCGGATTGAGCTTCTGTATATCTAAACAAGTTGTAATGAGATCGCTTCTATTCATTGATCCGAAATAGAAGTACAAGCAATAGATCACCCCGCTGAAGAGGTCTTACGGTGCCTGTCACGATGCAGCGACCTGCCGACGACGTCCGAGAGGACGAAGTCAAACCTTCCCCGCCTGCCGACCTGGAACTGCTGAAGCAGCGGATTGTCCTGATCGGCGATCTGCTGCCGACTCAAGGGCCCATCACGGCCTTCGTGTTTCTCAACACGTTGCAAGCGCTTGAAGACCTGCCGTTCGAGCAAGGCGTCAAGGAAGGGGCTCGGCTGTTTCATTGTCAGCCCTACTTGAGCGAAGAGAAATATCGCGAACGTTTGACCCAGGGGCGCATTCGCCTGATCGATTTGCAGTACATCGTGCGCGAGGACCTGGCGGACCGAGCGGACGAAATCGTCTTTGGCGATACCACGCGGTTCGATCTGCGGCTGGCAATGTTGCAGCATCCCTTGCGAACCGGCCCCGCCGAAGAGCTTCGCTGGTTCATCGCCGAGACCGACGCTCTGCAGCACTTGCGGCCGGAAGCTTCGAGCGGCATTCGCGAAAAGTTCCTGCGCGAGAGCAAGCACTGGATCATGCGCGATGCCCGGACGGCGGGCGATTCTGAAAACTATCAGCCCGATGAATCCGATCAACGGACGCAATCGCTGCTGGCCGATCTGCTCAAGCGCTATGGCCAGTCGTCGATGGAGCATTGGAACGACCGCACCTGGGAAGCCTGTTCGTTGCAAGCCTTGTGGCGAGTTTGCCGTGCTGGTGTGCAAGGTTTGCCTGCGCCGATTCGCGAAGAACTGCCGACGTTGCGCCATCGCGATTTGTTGCTGGCGGCAACCGGCGAAGATAGTGATGCCCTCGTTCACGAAGTGTTGATTCGCTTTTGTGCGGCCTTTGCCGATCAGGGTTTTGCCGATTGGCTGTTGCCCGACCGCGAACTGGGTATCTTTCGCGCATTTTCGAATCTTTACTGCCAGTCAGCAGGCCCTCCCGATCGCTGGCTCGCCGCGTTGCCGGCGGAATTGAAACGCATCGAGCAAGCGGGGCTCTCGCCACTCGAATCGATTCGCGAATCGCTCACCCTGCTTGGTGTGAGTGCCGAAGACGAACGCGAATACCTGACCGCTTCGATTCTCGCTTTGCAAGGTTGGGCCGGGCTGATCTGGCAGATGGAAGTTCGCAGCGACCGCGTCGCCGTCCCTGCTCCCGTGGGCAGCCTGGTTGAATTCGTCGCTGTTCGCTTGATCCTCGAACGAATTGCTTTGGCGCACGTCGCCCGCACTGCGCTCCGCTGCGAATGTGGTTTTCAAGAATTGCCCGCCAAGCTGCAAAGCCTGCACAAGCGCGCGGTCGATAACGTCGAACAGCGGGCCTTCCTGGCGTTTCAGTTGGCTCAGGTGCTCGGCTGGAATACCTACCAACTGCTGAATCTGAGCAAGGACCAGTGGGGTAAGTTGATCGCCGAAATCGAGTCGTTTTACAGCTTCGAACGACGGCGCATATTCCACCTGGCCTTCGAGCGGCAATATCGCATTCAAGCGCTCGACGCCATTTCGGCCCACGCCGCCAAGCCGGCTCGACGGGTCGATAAGCCCCGGTTTCAGGCCGTGTTCTGCATCGATGCCCGCGAAGAATCGTTTCGCCGGCATCTGGAAGAGTTTGCACCGGAAGTCGAAACATTCTCCGTCGCCGGCTTCTTCGGCGTGGCCATGTACTATCGCGGCGTGGCTGACGCTCATTACGCCACCCTCTGCCCGATCGTCGTGCGCCCCAAGCACTGGGTGATTGAAGAGGTCGTGCTGCCATTCGAAGAAACCAATCGACGTCGCGCCCAAACGCGAAGGGCGATTGGAGCGACGTCGCTGGGCATGCATCGCGGCAGCCGCAACTTGGCCAGTGGTGCTTTGCTCACCGCGAGTCTCGGTGTGCTGGCTTCGATTCCACTCGTCGCCCGCGTTCTATTTCCGCGCTGGACGGCGCTGGTGAGCCGCACTGCCAACAGCCTGGTTGCACCGCCGCAGATCACGCGCTTACGGCTCGAACGGCAAACGCCCGAGCCGGGTATGGAAGATGCGCAGATCGGCTTCTCGGTCGATGAAATGGCCAACATCGGCGAACGGATGCTCCGCGACATGGGGCTGATCGAGAACTTCGCCCGGCTGGTGATGTTCTTGGGCCATGGTTCGCACTGCTTGAACAATCCGCACAAGTCGGCCTACGACTGTGGTGCTTGCTCGGGTAGCCCCGGTGGTCCCAATGCTCGCGCGCTGGCTTCATTTTTGAACGATCCTCGCGTGCGCGACATTCTGAAGTCGCGTGGACTTACCATCCCGCGCGAGACGGTGTTCGTCGGCGGTTTGCACAACACGGCCGCCGATACGATCACTTGCTCCGATCTCGATCTGCTCCCGAAGACGCATCATCGCGACTTCGAACAAGCGATGGAGACCCTCCGCAGCGTATGTCAGCGGAATGCCCACGAACGTTGCCGCCGGTTTTATTCTGCCCCGCTCGATATCACGCCCCTCGAAGCGCGCGAGCATGCCGAAGGGCGCAGCGAAGACCTGGCGCAGACGCGGCCCGAATTTGGCAACGCGTCGAATGCCATGTGCTTCGTCGGTCGCCGCAGTCGTGTGCGCGGATTGTACATGGATCGCCGCAGCTTCATGCACTCGTACGACATTACCGTCGATGACGCCAACAGCACCATCCTCGGCCGCATCCTGGCCCCCGTCGTTCCGGTCTGTCA
Above is a window of Anatilimnocola aggregata DNA encoding:
- a CDS encoding Uma2 family endonuclease, with product MSTVTAESEYVVLYGIPWEMYEGITSALSECHLRHTYVAGTLEIRRCLVGVDWKAYQAFLRALGDRGVRHTFHEGTLEIMSPLKDHDWIKRLIGRMIEAITLELDLDIQSIGSTTITGEKIEWGLQPDEAYYVGNEKKVRGKRRYDPKKDPPPDLVVEVDVTNSCVQRLPGFAAIRVPEIWRHDGKTLQFLKRDHQGKYREVKHNVAFPFLSPGDLQASLDQIEHVRETELIRNFVKLALQRYRDFMRIN
- a CDS encoding sugar phosphate isomerase/epimerase family protein, with translation MPNAFPKLHNAMWPGLVGKEPGTDHPPISLDHMLELTAAAEVNGQKFEGVDLFLFHPHTDPDASDDDIRAMADKIASYGLNVGSVVAPVWPGTVGGSAMGNELERDNFVLAVQKACRIAKILNEHGVRKYGVIRIDSADSPTHWADDPIGNTRKIAQTFKEAAKIAKDHGERLAMEGEICWAGMHSWQAALKLLEEVKMPGTVGFQADQAHTYLYLLGYNAPEAALLQPGYDETQFVTAYTKMTDALRPWTIDFHVAQNDGSVHGTGSHDKTGRHCPADDPNGKIDIVKTAGYWLKGAKERGIQHICWDGCMFPNGMLEDPKTWNTILAKMIQVRDAHGWNE
- a CDS encoding MoaD/ThiS family protein produces the protein MPTVFIPAQLRGLTSGQAQVEVAATTVAEAIAQLDEQFPGIRARLCQGENLIPGLQVSVDDRFTRQGLSARLQAASEVHFLPVIGGG
- a CDS encoding DUF2309 domain-containing protein yields the protein MPVTMQRPADDVREDEVKPSPPADLELLKQRIVLIGDLLPTQGPITAFVFLNTLQALEDLPFEQGVKEGARLFHCQPYLSEEKYRERLTQGRIRLIDLQYIVREDLADRADEIVFGDTTRFDLRLAMLQHPLRTGPAEELRWFIAETDALQHLRPEASSGIREKFLRESKHWIMRDARTAGDSENYQPDESDQRTQSLLADLLKRYGQSSMEHWNDRTWEACSLQALWRVCRAGVQGLPAPIREELPTLRHRDLLLAATGEDSDALVHEVLIRFCAAFADQGFADWLLPDRELGIFRAFSNLYCQSAGPPDRWLAALPAELKRIEQAGLSPLESIRESLTLLGVSAEDEREYLTASILALQGWAGLIWQMEVRSDRVAVPAPVGSLVEFVAVRLILERIALAHVARTALRCECGFQELPAKLQSLHKRAVDNVEQRAFLAFQLAQVLGWNTYQLLNLSKDQWGKLIAEIESFYSFERRRIFHLAFERQYRIQALDAISAHAAKPARRVDKPRFQAVFCIDAREESFRRHLEEFAPEVETFSVAGFFGVAMYYRGVADAHYATLCPIVVRPKHWVIEEVVLPFEETNRRRAQTRRAIGATSLGMHRGSRNLASGALLTASLGVLASIPLVARVLFPRWTALVSRTANSLVAPPQITRLRLERQTPEPGMEDAQIGFSVDEMANIGERMLRDMGLIENFARLVMFLGHGSHCLNNPHKSAYDCGACSGSPGGPNARALASFLNDPRVRDILKSRGLTIPRETVFVGGLHNTAADTITCSDLDLLPKTHHRDFEQAMETLRSVCQRNAHERCRRFYSAPLDITPLEAREHAEGRSEDLAQTRPEFGNASNAMCFVGRRSRVRGLYMDRRSFMHSYDITVDDANSTILGRILAPVVPVCQGINLMYFFSAVDSTGWGAGTKLPHNITALLGVMDGYSSDLRPGLPHQGVEIHEPLRLLFVIESTPERMLAIMARDQTVGRILRNGWAQLAVLDPDSNDLQVYRHGIFEPYTPEVRGLPQATSSVDWYRGWREHLGFASIRTPPQPQ